One genomic window of Hymenobacter sp. J193 includes the following:
- a CDS encoding metallophosphoesterase has protein sequence MPLFTSSSFLRPLLPAATALLLSGCADLLEFSPNDYRSPGDQQDLTVKNLARLQAAPLPPGDTLRFVFTGDSQRFYDEAEALVKSVNQQAGIQFVLIAGDISDFGMGREMRWVDDHLRKLSVPYLTVIGNHDQVGNGREAYQHIFGPLNYSFTYGDTQFIMTDTNGREYNFNGQVPDLPWVQQQLADNGARRQIIVSHVPPQDEDFDPAVRDGYVRLLREAPRLAFEMNGHRHSFSIGQPFNDGITYINSNGFEKNQYVVVTVWGDKEFRLKHVQF, from the coding sequence ATGCCCCTTTTTACTTCTTCGTCTTTTCTGCGGCCATTGCTACCGGCCGCAACGGCCCTGCTGCTCAGCGGCTGCGCCGATTTACTTGAATTCAGTCCCAACGACTACCGCTCGCCCGGCGACCAGCAGGACCTTACGGTTAAGAACCTGGCCCGCCTGCAGGCCGCCCCGCTGCCGCCCGGCGACACCCTGCGCTTTGTATTCACGGGAGACTCCCAGCGCTTTTATGATGAGGCTGAAGCGCTGGTGAAAAGCGTGAATCAGCAGGCGGGCATCCAGTTTGTGCTCATAGCCGGCGACATTTCGGACTTCGGAATGGGCCGGGAAATGCGCTGGGTCGACGACCACCTGCGCAAGCTGAGCGTGCCTTACCTGACCGTCATCGGCAACCACGACCAGGTGGGCAACGGCCGCGAGGCCTACCAGCACATCTTCGGGCCGCTCAACTACTCGTTTACCTACGGGGATACGCAGTTTATTATGACGGACACCAACGGCCGCGAGTACAACTTCAACGGCCAGGTGCCCGACCTGCCTTGGGTGCAGCAGCAGCTGGCCGACAACGGCGCGCGCCGCCAGATTATCGTGTCGCACGTGCCCCCGCAGGATGAGGACTTCGACCCGGCCGTGCGCGATGGGTACGTACGGCTGCTGCGTGAGGCCCCGCGCCTGGCCTTCGAGATGAATGGGCACCGGCACTCCTTCAGCATCGGGCAGCCCTTCAACGACGGCATTACCTACATCAACTCCAACGGGTTCGAGAAAAACCAGTACGTGGTAGTAACCGTGTGGGGCGACAAAGAATTTCGGCTTAAACACGTGCAGTTCTAA
- a CDS encoding DUF2846 domain-containing protein: MRYLLCTGILMAAASASYAQGTLPAPTPDMATVVFYRPPMLAQAGVNFTIRANGAELCRLSNKRYFVVKLKPGETAFTSVAGGLNLPDHDKFDLTLEAGKVYYIQGDVKTRLMTVKMVFTEVTESTYKKKNADLKPDNCDAAAPAESK; this comes from the coding sequence ATGCGCTACCTTCTTTGCACAGGCATACTAATGGCTGCCGCCAGTGCCAGCTATGCCCAGGGCACCCTGCCCGCCCCCACGCCCGATATGGCCACCGTGGTGTTTTACCGCCCGCCCATGCTGGCGCAGGCCGGCGTGAACTTCACCATTCGGGCCAACGGGGCCGAGCTGTGCCGCCTTAGCAACAAACGCTACTTTGTGGTGAAGCTGAAGCCAGGCGAAACGGCCTTCACCTCCGTGGCCGGCGGCCTCAACCTGCCTGACCACGACAAGTTTGACCTGACCCTGGAAGCCGGCAAGGTCTACTATATTCAGGGCGATGTGAAAACCCGCCTGATGACCGTAAAAATGGTCTTTACGGAAGTTACCGAGTCGACCTACAAGAAGAAAAACGCCGACCTGAAGCCCGATAACTGCGACGCTGCGGCCCCGGCAGAAAGTAAGTAA
- a CDS encoding sensor histidine kinase, whose translation MSETLLSAADLAAVPLLADLPPTVYDWLLTHGERREFAAQQDIMRPGEPADYMMVILQGGLQFFRVVNGQREPGFRIEAGQISGVLPYSRLRTSSGFGVTTGPTVLLALHRNLFPEMEQVSPELVQRLVSAMSDRARDETRAQERDEKLRALGKLSAGLAHELNNPAAAIARAAQALASQVSQQPAFLQALVQHCPTPEALALLVALAEPAAPENRGGFTALECADEEDLLADWLESQGVPDGYRLAAPLLQAGRTRAELEPLAATLAPEARPIALAWLESQLTARCLLHDVQEASTRISTLVSNVKTYSHMDRGANYAPLDVQAGLESTLNMLGYRLRERQIRLVRAFAPGLPPVRGQVSSLNQVWTNLLDNALDVLPLGGQLEVRTQRQGEFVQVLIVDNGPGIPAEVLPHIFEPFFTTKQAGEGTGLGLDIAQRILRNHGGRLEVRSAPGRTEFCAWLPVVS comes from the coding sequence ATGTCCGAAACGCTTCTTTCCGCCGCCGACCTGGCGGCCGTGCCCCTGCTGGCCGACCTGCCACCCACCGTGTACGACTGGCTGCTGACCCACGGGGAGCGGCGCGAGTTTGCCGCCCAGCAGGATATTATGCGCCCCGGCGAGCCGGCCGACTATATGATGGTGATTCTACAGGGCGGCCTGCAATTCTTTCGGGTGGTGAACGGGCAGCGGGAGCCAGGCTTTCGGATAGAGGCCGGTCAGATCAGCGGGGTGCTGCCTTACTCGCGCCTGCGCACCAGCAGTGGCTTCGGGGTCACTACCGGGCCCACGGTGCTGCTGGCGTTGCACCGCAACCTGTTTCCGGAAATGGAACAGGTGAGCCCCGAACTGGTGCAGCGCCTGGTGAGTGCCATGAGCGACCGGGCCCGCGACGAAACCCGCGCCCAGGAGCGCGATGAGAAGCTGCGGGCCCTGGGCAAGCTCTCGGCCGGGCTGGCCCACGAGCTTAACAACCCCGCCGCCGCCATTGCCCGCGCCGCCCAGGCCCTGGCCAGCCAGGTAAGCCAGCAGCCCGCGTTTCTGCAGGCGCTGGTGCAGCACTGCCCCACACCCGAGGCCCTGGCCTTGCTCGTGGCGCTGGCCGAGCCGGCAGCGCCCGAAAACCGGGGCGGCTTCACGGCTCTGGAGTGCGCCGATGAGGAAGACCTGCTGGCCGACTGGCTTGAAAGCCAGGGCGTGCCCGACGGCTACCGGCTGGCCGCTCCGCTGCTGCAGGCCGGCCGCACCCGCGCCGAGCTGGAGCCCCTGGCGGCAACTCTTGCCCCCGAGGCCCGTCCCATTGCCCTGGCCTGGCTGGAAAGCCAGCTGACGGCCCGCTGCCTGCTGCACGACGTACAGGAAGCTTCCACCCGCATCAGTACCCTGGTTTCCAACGTGAAGACCTATTCGCACATGGACCGGGGCGCCAACTACGCCCCACTTGATGTGCAGGCCGGTCTCGAAAGCACCCTCAACATGCTGGGCTACCGCCTGCGCGAGCGGCAGATCCGGCTGGTGCGTGCCTTTGCCCCAGGGCTGCCGCCGGTGCGCGGGCAGGTCAGCTCCCTCAACCAGGTGTGGACCAACCTGCTCGATAACGCCCTGGATGTGCTGCCCCTGGGCGGGCAGCTCGAAGTACGCACCCAGCGCCAGGGCGAGTTCGTGCAGGTGCTCATTGTGGACAATGGGCCCGGCATCCCGGCCGAGGTGCTGCCGCATATCTTTGAGCCGTTCTTCACCACCAAGCAGGCGGGCGAGGGCACCGGGCTGGGGCTGGATATTGCCCAGCGCATCCTTCGCAACCACGGCGGCCGCCTGGAAGTACGCTCCGCGCCGGGTCGCACCGAGTTCTGCGCCTGGCTGCCGGTCGTAAGCTGA
- a CDS encoding FAD-dependent oxidoreductase gives MEKKPVILAVDDDPQVLAAIDRDLRQEFRRDYRVLRASSGAEALATLRELQVRNESLALLLADQRMPEMEGVELLEQARTLFPDARRVLLTAYADTEAAIRAINHARLDYYLMKPWDPPQQLLYPTLHDLLSSWQATHQPRFQGVRLIGFQWSPLSHALKDFLAGYMVAFQWLDFEAQPEAAALLARVGYGPADLPAVVFEDGTALAQPDRAAVAAKLGLVVQASQDLYDVVVIGAGPSGLAAAVYGASEGLKTLIIERESPGGQAGTSSRIENYLGFPTGLSGTELAHRAWTQAVRLGAEFLAPQEVTALCVQDGYKVLTLGNGSEVRTRAVVLTTGVSYRTLDVPGIDALTGAGVYYGAARTEARSCQEQDVYIVGGGNSAGQAAMYLATYARRVYILIRGESLAASMSAYLIEQIGRTPNIEILPHTQVAAVRGHDHLESVVISSRGQEEVRPARALFVFIGARPSTEWVCEQVICDAKGFVLTGRDLVQDPRYAASWKRQREPFALETCVPGIFAAGDSRAGAMARVASAVGEGSMAIKFVHQYLDE, from the coding sequence ATGGAAAAGAAACCCGTTATTCTGGCCGTTGACGATGACCCGCAGGTGCTGGCCGCCATCGACCGGGACCTGCGCCAGGAGTTCCGGCGCGACTACCGGGTGCTGCGCGCCAGCTCGGGGGCCGAGGCCCTGGCCACGCTGCGGGAGCTGCAGGTGCGCAACGAGTCCCTGGCTTTGCTGCTGGCCGACCAGCGGATGCCCGAGATGGAAGGAGTGGAGCTGCTGGAGCAGGCCCGCACCCTGTTCCCGGACGCCCGCCGCGTGCTGCTCACGGCCTACGCCGATACCGAGGCCGCCATCCGGGCCATCAACCACGCCCGCCTCGACTATTACCTGATGAAGCCCTGGGACCCGCCCCAGCAGCTGCTCTACCCCACGCTTCACGACCTGCTGAGCTCCTGGCAGGCCACGCACCAGCCCCGCTTCCAGGGTGTGCGGCTCATCGGGTTTCAATGGTCACCGCTTTCCCACGCCCTCAAAGACTTCCTGGCCGGCTACATGGTGGCGTTTCAGTGGCTTGACTTCGAGGCCCAGCCCGAAGCCGCTGCCCTGCTGGCCCGCGTGGGTTACGGCCCCGCCGATCTGCCGGCCGTCGTATTCGAAGATGGTACTGCGCTGGCCCAGCCCGACCGCGCTGCCGTGGCCGCCAAGCTGGGGCTGGTGGTGCAAGCCTCGCAGGACCTTTACGATGTGGTGGTGATTGGGGCCGGCCCCTCGGGGCTGGCGGCGGCAGTGTATGGGGCTTCGGAGGGGCTGAAGACGCTGATTATCGAGCGAGAGTCGCCGGGCGGACAGGCGGGCACCTCCTCGCGCATCGAAAACTACCTGGGCTTCCCCACGGGCCTGAGCGGCACCGAGCTGGCTCACCGGGCCTGGACCCAGGCCGTGCGCCTCGGGGCCGAGTTTCTGGCCCCCCAGGAAGTAACGGCCCTGTGCGTGCAGGATGGCTATAAAGTCCTCACCCTCGGCAACGGCAGCGAGGTGCGCACCCGCGCCGTGGTGCTCACCACCGGCGTGAGCTACCGCACCCTCGACGTGCCCGGCATTGATGCGCTGACGGGCGCCGGTGTGTACTACGGCGCGGCCCGCACCGAGGCGCGCTCTTGTCAGGAGCAGGATGTGTACATCGTGGGCGGGGGCAACTCGGCCGGGCAGGCTGCCATGTACCTGGCCACCTACGCCCGGCGGGTATACATCCTCATCCGGGGCGAGTCCCTAGCGGCCAGCATGTCGGCTTACCTGATTGAACAGATCGGCCGCACGCCCAACATCGAGATTCTGCCCCACACTCAGGTGGCCGCCGTGCGCGGGCACGACCACCTCGAAAGTGTGGTCATCAGTAGCCGGGGCCAGGAAGAGGTGCGGCCGGCGCGGGCCTTATTTGTGTTCATTGGAGCGCGGCCCAGCACCGAGTGGGTGTGCGAGCAGGTCATCTGCGACGCTAAAGGCTTCGTGCTCACTGGCCGCGACCTGGTGCAGGACCCGCGCTACGCCGCCAGCTGGAAGCGCCAGCGTGAGCCGTTTGCCCTGGAAACCTGCGTGCCTGGCATCTTTGCCGCCGGCGACAGCCGGGCCGGGGCCATGGCCCGGGTGGCCTCGGCCGTGGGCGAAGGCAGCATGGCCATCAAGTTCGTGCACCAGTACCTGGACGAGTAG